CGGCGCGCAGTTCCTGTTTGAACAGAATACTTTAATAAGTATCACCGGCGGCAATTTTAATGCTATGCTCAATGATGAGCCGGTACCCTTATGGCATCCTATTGTGGTGCGTAAGAATACCGTGCTGCATTTTCCCGGGCTGCAGAACGGTGGCCGGTGTTACCTGGCCGTGCATGGCGGGTTTTGTGTAAGCAAATGGCTGAACAGCTACAGCACGCATTTAAAAGCCGGCGCCGGTGGGTTTCATGGCCGAAAACTGGAAAAGGGTGATGAAATACCTTTTAAGGAAAGCAGTATATATTTTGCCGGACTGCTTAAACCCGGTAAAGAATATGAAGCCCTGAAATGGGGCGTGGATACCGGCAGCACCTACCGGCATCCCAACGAAATATCCTTCATAGAAGGCAACGAATGGGAGCAACTCACGCACCAGTCGCAACAGGCCATGCTGGAGGAAAACTTCACCATTCATCCGTTCAGTGACCGCATGGGGTACCAGTTAAAAGGCGTAGACCTTAAGCGAGAACAAAATATTGAACTGGTATCTTCGGCCGTTAGTTTTGGCACCATGCAATTACTGCCCAATGGGCAACTGATAGTGCTGATGGCCGATCACCAGACAACGGGTGGTTATCCGCGCATAGGACATGTGATCTCGGCCCATTTGCCCAAGCTGGCACAGCTACGGCCAAGCGACGTAATTCATTTTATTAAAACAGATGTTGCCAAAGCAGAGGAACTGCTGATAGCCCAGCAACAGGAATTAAATATTTTGCAACGCGCCTGTACAGAGCGCCTGAACAGCATGGTATGTTAAGCATTGATATTAATTGCGACATGGGAGAGAGCACCCATCTGTGGCCATACGACATTGAAAAGGATAAGTTGTTATTATCTTATGTAAGCAGTATAAACCTGGCCTGTGGGTATCATGCCGGTGATGCGCACACCATG
The Niastella koreensis GR20-10 genome window above contains:
- a CDS encoding biotin-dependent carboxyltransferase family protein yields the protein MSLTIIKPGLLDTLQDQGRSGYSRLGINRGGAMDRYAAQVANMLVGNETREAVIEIHFPGAQFLFEQNTLISITGGNFNAMLNDEPVPLWHPIVVRKNTVLHFPGLQNGGRCYLAVHGGFCVSKWLNSYSTHLKAGAGGFHGRKLEKGDEIPFKESSIYFAGLLKPGKEYEALKWGVDTGSTYRHPNEISFIEGNEWEQLTHQSQQAMLEENFTIHPFSDRMGYQLKGVDLKREQNIELVSSAVSFGTMQLLPNGQLIVLMADHQTTGGYPRIGHVISAHLPKLAQLRPSDVIHFIKTDVAKAEELLIAQQQELNILQRACTERLNSMVC